The genomic region GTTCCTTTTTCTGTTTTTCTTTTGTCGGGTTGCAAATGATTTGCGTTAAATATTGTAAACAATATTTGTACCGCTATCATAGACTAGTTTTAACAAAAATGGAACTGTTATGACAGGTAATGTATAGTGGATTAACAAAAATCAGGACAAGGCGACGAAGCCGCAGACAGTACAATAGTACGGCAAGGCGAGGCAACGCCGTACTGGTTTTTGTTAATCCACTATAATAGGGAACGGCTATCTGTCTACAGGAATATGATAATAAAAACCAATGCCGTCCGAAGGGGGTCAGACGGCATTGGTTTAGCGTTTTTCCTGTTTGCGTATCAGCCAAACGGCGAGCAAGGCGAAGGCTATGGTAGGTAGTGCGCCGGCGAGGAAGGGCGGGATGCCGTAGAGTTGGCTGGTAAACCCGAAGAGCCGTCCGGCAAGGTGGAACAGCAATCCGAGACAGATGCCGCCGAAGAGTTTTAAGCCCATATTGCCGTGGCGGGTGGTTTGCGGGGTAAAGGCAAAGGCGACGAGCGCCATCACCCAGGCTGCGGCGGGGTAAACCAATTTGCGCCACCATGCGATGGCGTAGATTCGGGTGTTTTGGCTGTTGTTTTGGAGGTGGCGGATGTAGGTGGTCAGTTCGCCGACGGACATTTGGTCGGGTTTGACGAGCAATACGTCCATCAGGTTGCGTTTGACGGAAATCGGCCAGTTTTCTTCAGCCGCAATAGAGACCTCGACTTTGTCTTCGCCAAGCGTGCTGCGGCGGATGTTTTTCAACTGCCAACTGCCGTCGCTGTTCAAAACGGCGGAATCGGCTTCCACTGCCTCTGCCAGTTCGTTTTTATCGTTGCGGGCCCAGATTTTAATGCCCAGCAGGGTATGGTCGGGCAACATTTCGCGCACATTGATAATGCTGTTTTTTTCTTTCAGCCAAAGGCCGGTATTGCCGGTACTGATTTTGCCGTTGATGGCCGCGGCTTTGATGTTTTCGGCTTTTTGGCTCAGTGTGGGCGCAACCCATTCGCCGAGCGCGACGGTGGCAATAGCAAAAATAAAACCGAACTGCGACAGAATCAACAGCAGCTTTTTGGTGCTCATGCCGCTGGCTTTGATGACGGTCAGTTCGCTGCCGGCGGCAAGCTGGCTGAGAGAGACCAGTCCGCCGATAAGGACGGCGAGGGGCATCAGTTCGTAGGCGCGGGCGGGCATTTTGAGGGCGGTGTAGCCCAGCATTTCCCATATGCCGTAACTGCCTTTGCCGAGGTTGCCGGTTTCGTACAGGATTTCAAAAAAGCTGTACAAAGCGAGGAAGGCAAGGAGCGCGTAAACCGCCATAACCGCCATTTGACGGATGATGTAACGTGAAATCAGGTTCATTTTCCGCCTTTCAATGTCAGACTTTTGCCAACCGCCTGCCAGAAGGGCTGGCTGGGCATGCTGCGGACGCGCAGAAGTACGATTGCGATGACGAACATGATGATGTGCATAGGCAGCAGTCCGAGCCAAAAATGGATTTTGCCGTCTTCCACGGCTTCAAAAAGCAGGGTCAGCCCGTTTTGGTAAATTAAAAACAAACCGATGGCAATCAAGATATTGTAGGTATGTCCGCTGCGCGGGTTGAAATAGGAAAGCGGCACGGCAAGCAGGCAGAGTAGGAGGACGCTGACGGTCAGCGAGATGCGCCACATCAATTCCGCCTGATGTTGCGGGTTGCTGCTGCCAATCAGTTGGGCGGTCGGAATGGTACGGCGGTGGGAAACGGGGTCGATGAG from Neisseria meningitidis harbors:
- the lptG gene encoding LPS export ABC transporter permease LptG translates to MNLISRYIIRQMAVMAVYALLAFLALYSFFEILYETGNLGKGSYGIWEMLGYTALKMPARAYELMPLAVLIGGLVSLSQLAAGSELTVIKASGMSTKKLLLILSQFGFIFAIATVALGEWVAPTLSQKAENIKAAAINGKISTGNTGLWLKEKNSIINVREMLPDHTLLGIKIWARNDKNELAEAVEADSAVLNSDGSWQLKNIRRSTLGEDKVEVSIAAEENWPISVKRNLMDVLLVKPDQMSVGELTTYIRHLQNNSQNTRIYAIAWWRKLVYPAAAWVMALVAFAFTPQTTRHGNMGLKLFGGICLGLLFHLAGRLFGFTSQLYGIPPFLAGALPTIAFALLAVWLIRKQEKR